One genomic segment of Phalacrocorax carbo chromosome Z, bPhaCar2.1, whole genome shotgun sequence includes these proteins:
- the TXNL1 gene encoding thioredoxin-like protein 1, producing the protein MVGVKVIANDTEFQPELSAAGSRLAVVKFTMRGCGPCLRIAPAFNALSNKYPQATFLEVDVHQCQGTAATNNISATPTFLFFRNKVRIDQYQGADAVGLEEKIKQHLENDPGNSEDTDIPKGYMDLMPFINKAGCECLNESDEHGFDNCLRKDSTYLESDCDEQLLITVAFSQPVKLYSMKLQGPDNGQGPKYIKIFINLPRSMDFEEAERSEPTQALELTPDDIKEDGIVQLRYVKFQNVNSVTLFVQSNHGDEETTRITYFTFIGTPVQATNMNDFKRVVGKKGESH; encoded by the exons ATGGTGGGCGTGAAGGTGATCGCGAACGACACCGAGTTCCAGCCTGAGCTCAGCGCCGCCGGTTCCCGCCTGGCCGTGGTGAAGTTCACCATGCGGGG ATGTGGCCCTTGTTTAAGGATAGCTCCAGCTTTCAATGCTCTGAGTAACAAATATCCCCAGGCGACTTTTTTGGAAGTAGATGTGCATCAATGCCAG GGGACAGCTGCTACCAATAATATATCAGCGACACCAACGTTTCTGTTTTTCCGAAACAAAGTGCGAATCGACCAATATCAAGGAGCAGATGCTGTaggtttagaagaaaaaattaaacagcacCTGGAGAATGATCCTGGAAACAGTGAAGATACAGATATCCCAAAAGGATAT ATGGATTTAATGCCATTTATCAATAAAGCCGGCTGTGAATGTCTTAATGAGAGCGATGAGCACGGATTTGACAACTGTTTACGTAAAGACTCTACCTACTTGGAATCAGACTGTGACGAGCAG ctacTTATTACTGTAGCTTTTAGTCAACCTGTCAAGCTTTATTCTATGAAACTTCAGGGGCCAGATAACG GGCAAGGTCCAAAGTACATAAAAATTTTTATCAACCTTCCTCGGTCTATGGATtttgaagaagcagaaagaagtgAACCAACTCAAGCCCTGGAGCTGACACCAGATGATATTAAAGAAGATGGTATTGTCCAGCTTCGCTATGTAAAATTTCAGAATGTTAACAGTGTAACT TTGTTTGTCCAATCCAATCATGGTGACGAAGAGACAACAAGAATTACATACTTCACGTTTATTGGAACTCCAGTCCAAGCCACAAATATGAATGACTTCAAGCGA GTAGTTGGCAAAAAAGGGGAGAGCCACTAG